Proteins from a genomic interval of Scomber scombrus chromosome 11, fScoSco1.1, whole genome shotgun sequence:
- the aldh9a1b gene encoding 4-trimethylaminobutyraldehyde dehydrogenase B codes for MLQRLAVLLRRPAAAPLAAAAVRCVSTGSMHITAPLNFWAGKRRTGEGKSNMENVYEPATGRVLCNLETCGAADVDQAVKAAMSAFGHWSKMSGMERGRVMIEAAHIIEKRREEIAEMEVVNNGKCITEARLDVDSARLCTEYYAGLASTLAGQHIQLPGGSFAYTRREPLGVCVGIGAWNYPFQIAAWKSAPALACGNSMVFKPSPVTPVTAVLLAEIYAQAGAPEGLFNVVQGSQETGSLLCHHPDVAKVSFTGSVQTGKKIMEMASKGVKPVTLELGGKSPLLIFQDSDLENAVRGALMANFLSQGQVCSNGTRVFVQKEILPEFVDEVVKRTQAIKIGDPLLESTRMGALVSRPHLDKVLAFVEQAKKEGATVLCGGEAFVPSDPKLKGGYYMTPCVLANCTDDMTCVKEEIFGPVMSVLSFETEEEVLLRANDSTMGLAAGIFTRDVRRAHRVVEHLKAGSCFINNYNITPVEVPFGGFKMSGIGRENGQVTIEYYSQLKTVFVEMGDVDSLF; via the exons ATGCTCCAGAGGCTAGCTGTGCTCTTGCGGCGGCCCGCTGCTGCTCCCCTTGCAGCGGCGGCGGTACGATGCGTGTCCACGGGCTCAATGCACATCACGGCCCCGCTGAACTTCTGGGCCGGGAAGAGAAGGACGGGCGAAGGAAAAAGTAACATGGAAAATGTATACGAACCTGCAACAG GCCGCGTCTTGTGTAATTTAGAGACATGTGGTGCTGCCGATGTCGATCAGGCTGTGAAGGCTGCCATGTCCGCCTTTGGCCACTGGAGTAAGATGTCTGGGATGGAGAGAGGCAGGGTCATGATAGAAGCTGCTCATATCATTGAG aaaaggagagaggagattgCTGAAATGGAGGTGGTCAATAATGGAAAGTGCATCACAGAGGCCCGTCTGGATGTGGACTCTGCCAGACTGTGTACAGAGTACTATGCAGGGCTGGCCAGCACTTTGGCAG GCCAGCATATCCAGTTGCCTGGAGGATCCTTTGCCTACACACGCAGGGAGCCTTTGGGAGTCTGTGTCGGCATCGGTGCCTGGAATTATCCTTTCCAGATAGCTGCCTGGAAATCAGCTCCAGCCCTGGCCTGTG GCAACTCCATGGTGTTCAAACCCTCACCGGTGACGCCTGTGACAGCGGTCCTGCTGGCAGAGATCTATGCTCAGGCCGGAGCTCCAGAGGGGCTGTTCAACGTGGTGCAGGGCAGCCAGGAGACTGGCAGCTTACTCTGCCACCACCCTGATGTTGCTAAGGTGTCTTTCACTGGGAGTGTCCAAACAGGCAAGAAg ATTATGGAGATGGCATCCAAAGGGGTGAAGCCTGTAACTCTGGAGCTTGGGGGGAAATCTCCCCTCCTCATCTTTCAGGACAGTGATCTGGAGAACGCTGTGAGGGGAGCTCTCATGGCCAATTTCCTTTCTCAGGGCCAG GTCTGTAGCAATGGTACAAGGGTCTTTGTTCAGAAGGAAATTCTTCCTGAATTTGTGGATGAGGTTGTGAAGAGAACCCAGGCCATTAAAATTGGAGACCCACTGTTGGAGAGCACCAGAATGGGAGCACTGGTCAGCCGGCCACATCTAGACAAAGTCCTAGCCTTTGTGGAGCAGGCAAAGAAAGAG GGAGCTACAGTGTTGTGTGGAGGTGAAGCTTTTGTCCCGTCTGACCCCAAACTAAAAGGTGGATACTACATGACCCCATGTGTGTTGG CCAACTGCACAGACGACATGACCTGCGTGAAGGAGGAGATCTTCGGTCCTGTCATGTCTGTGTTGTCCTttgaaacagaggaggaggtgctgctGAGAGCCAATGACAGCACTATGGGACTAGCTGCAGGAATTTTCACTAG GGATGTGAGGCGAGCCCATCGTGTAGTTGAACACCTCAAAGCTGGTTCCTGTTTCATTAACAACTACAACATCACCCCTGTGGAGGTGCCATTTGGAGGATTCAAAATGTCAG GCATAGGGCGAGAGAACGGCCAGGTGACCATTGAATACTACTCCCAGCTGAAGACGGTGTTTGTGGAGATGGGAGATGTGGACAGCCTCTTCTAG
- the zte38 gene encoding zebrafish testis-expressed 38: MAAGKMCMRKNKEAAAEWAGLFMSDLKTQQESLVFVKRMMAVAVSSITYLRGIFPEDAYRSRYLEDLCIKVLREDCNTPGASKVVKWMMGCFDALQKQYLQIVFIGVYTNPEEPNCIIESYQFKFKYTEKGPEMDVLRSDGAEMQVTLEDTKRASVLLIRKLFLLMQNLDVLPNNVYLTMKLYYYDDVTPADYEPPGFKEGECDSLWFEGTAVNFKVGEVQTAFHTLRVRVSAEQGRLEKLQEGNHLRETKQVCQRIPPEREMMTVGPKRLNYDCLSVNTLLQVPCTKIYREGDLPSEDESAQFKKPTRPLAKVQLCSRQGTHTLNKS; this comes from the exons atggcGGCTGGGAAGATGTGCATGAGGAAGAACAAGGAGGCAGCTGCTGAG TGGGCAGGGTTGTTTATGAGCGACCTAAAAACCCAGCAGGAGTCCCTGGTCTTTGTCAAGAGGATGATGGCTGTGGCTGTCTCCTCCATCACCTACCTAAGAGGGATTTTCCCGGAGGACGCCTACAGATCCAGATATCTGGAAG ATTTGTGCATCAAAGTTTTGCGTGAGGACTGCAACACCCCTGGTGCCAGCAAAGTTGTGAAATG GATGATGGGCTGCTTTGACGCATTGCAGAAGCAGTAT CTCCAGATTGTGTTTATTGGG GTGTACACCAATCCAGAAGAGCCTAAT TGCATTATTGAGTCCTACCAGTTCAAATTCAAATACACTGAGAAGGGGCCAGAGATGGATGTACTCAG GAGTGATGGTGCGGAGATGCAGGTCACATTGGAGGACACAAAGAGAGCCTCTGTGCTGCTCATCAGGAAGCTCTTCCTGCTTATGCAGAACTTGGATGTCCTTCCCAACAACGTCTACCTCACCATGAAGCTCTACTATTACGATGATG TCACGCCTGCTGACTACGAGCCACCAGGCTTCAAGGAAGGAGAATGTGACAGTCTATGGTTTGAGGGCACGGCCGTGAACTTCAAGGTGGGTGAGGTCCAGACCGCCTTCCACACCCTGCGGGTGCGCGTGTCGGCCGAGCAAGGACGCCTGGAGAAGCTTCAGGAGGGTAACCACTTGAGGGAGACCAAGCAGGTTTGTCAGAGAATTCctccagagagagaaatgatgaCGGTGGGTCCAAAG AGGTTAAATTATGATTGTCTGTCTGTGAACACCTTGTTACAGGTTCCTTGCACGAAAATATATCGAGAAGGCGATTTACCTTCTGAAGACG AGTCGGCACAGTTCAAGAAACCCACAAGACCTTTGGCAAAGGTACAGTTGTGCTCAAGGCAGGGTACACACACTTTGAATAAATCATAA
- the prdx1 gene encoding peroxiredoxin-1, whose product MAAGKAQIGKLAPDFTAKAVMPGGQFKDIKMSDYRGKYVVFFFYPLDFTFVCPTEIIAFSDAAEEFRKIGCEVIAASVDSHFSHFAWTNTPRKQGGLGTMKIPLVADTCRTISTDYGVLKEDEGIAYRGLFIIDDKGILRQITINDLPVGRSVEETLRLVQAFQFTDKHGEVCPAGWKPGSDTIKPDVQKSKDFFSKQ is encoded by the exons ATGGCTGCAGGCAAGGCACAAATTGGAAAGCTGGCCCCAGACTTCACAGCCAAAGCGGTGATGCCAGGCGGACAGTTCAAGGACATCAAAATGTCAGACTACAGAG GAAAATACgttgtcttcttcttctacccTCTGGACTTCACCTTTGTTTGCCCAACTGAGATCATCGCTTTCAGTGATGCTGCCGAAGAGTTCAGGAAGATTGGCTGTGAGGTCATCGCCGCCTCCGTTGACTCACACTTCTCCCATTTCGCATG GACCAACACACCACGTAAGCAGGGCGGTCTGGGCACCATGAAGATTCCCCTTGTAGCCGACACATGCCGCACCATCTCCACAGACTACGGTGTCCTGAAGGAGGATGAGGGCATCGCATACAG GGGTCTGTTCATCATTGATGACAAGGGCATCCTGAGACAGATCACCATCAATGACCTTCCAGTTGGACGCTCTGTTGAAGAGACCTTGCGTCTGGTCCAAGCCTTTCAGTTCACTGACAAACACGGAGAAG TCTGCCCCGCCGGCTGGAAACCAGGAAGTGACACCATCAAACCTGACGTCCAGAAGAGTAAAGACTTCTTCTCCAAACAGTAA